In one window of bacterium DNA:
- the rplL gene encoding 50S ribosomal protein L7/L12 has product MSDTTTEEKKEVEVPAKFKDLVSSIESLTVLDLAELVKVLEEKFGVSAAAPMAMMAAPAAGGDAGAGEEEVSEVNVELTSAGAKKIDVIKAVRSLMDVGLKDAKDMVDAAPKIIKEGVAKAVAEQWKKTLEEAGATVSFK; this is encoded by the coding sequence ATGTCTGACACCACAACTGAGGAGAAGAAGGAGGTGGAAGTTCCGGCGAAGTTCAAGGACCTCGTGAGCTCGATCGAGTCCCTGACGGTGCTCGACCTCGCGGAGCTCGTGAAGGTGCTCGAGGAGAAGTTTGGCGTTTCCGCCGCAGCGCCCATGGCCATGATGGCCGCGCCGGCAGCGGGCGGTGATGCTGGTGCTGGTGAGGAGGAGGTGTCCGAGGTGAATGTCGAGCTCACGTCCGCTGGTGCCAAGAAGATTGATGTCATCAAGGCCGTTCGCTCGCTCATGGATGTCGGTCTCAAGGATGCGAAGGACATGGTGGATGCCGCTCCCAAGATCATCAAGGAGGGTGTCGCCAAGGCCGTCGCCGAGCAGTGGAAGAAGACCCTCGAAGAGGCAGGCGCAACGGTGAGTTTCAAGTGA
- a CDS encoding winged helix-turn-helix domain-containing protein, with protein MLEHLFGSKTRVKLLQLFLGNPGGMFYVREIARRIGAQIHAVRRELENLEHLGIIAATTPPESAVGGLRERQRKYYTIDEGFFLIEELRSLVLKSQFLLEAEFKRRIQRLGSLRYFALLGLFIGEQDAPVDVFLVGTIHRERLVQLMKQFEREIGGTVNYTVMTVREFNYRKSIGDRFLYDILGGKKISVIDELTEQAPVERVAVH; from the coding sequence ATGCTCGAGCATCTCTTTGGTTCCAAGACGCGGGTCAAGCTCCTCCAACTCTTCCTGGGAAATCCTGGCGGGATGTTCTACGTGCGCGAGATTGCGCGGAGGATTGGAGCGCAGATCCACGCCGTTCGTCGCGAACTCGAGAACCTCGAACACCTTGGTATCATCGCCGCGACAACACCTCCGGAGAGCGCGGTCGGTGGGCTGCGCGAGCGACAGCGGAAGTACTACACGATTGACGAGGGATTCTTCCTCATCGAGGAGCTCCGCTCGCTCGTCCTGAAATCGCAGTTCCTCCTGGAAGCGGAGTTCAAGCGGCGCATTCAGCGGCTGGGTTCCCTGCGCTACTTCGCGCTCCTCGGGCTCTTCATCGGTGAGCAAGATGCGCCGGTGGATGTATTCCTCGTTGGCACGATCCACCGAGAACGCCTCGTCCAGCTCATGAAGCAGTTTGAGCGAGAGATCGGTGGAACGGTGAACTACACCGTGATGACCGTCCGCGAGTTCAACTATCGTAAGAGTATCGGCGACCGATTCCTCTATGACATCCTCGGGGGAAAGAAGATCAGCGTCATTGATGAGCTCACGGAGCAAGCACCCGTCGAGCGCGTCGCTGTCCATTGA
- a CDS encoding glycosyltransferase family 2 protein, translating into MIPGIVLWVALLSSVILSFVRPMWVIVFMICFSFYWLLRVLYFIVYLVASWGRFRRDVLRDWTAMLECDFPERWRTIHHLVFLPTSTESVEVMRQTFLGFARAYLPPGRMTIVLTGEARAGAAAFLERARFITQEFSETFDILVIVHPEGLPDEIAGKGSNLHYAGGEAVRHLAARGISVDDVVVSAFDVDTVVHPQYFSCLTWTFLHHPNRYRTSYQPVALYNNNMWESPSFMRVAAFGTTFWLLTELMRPDRLFTFSSHSMSLRALIEVGFWEKDIVTEDSRIFLQGFIAYDGDYTVTPLFVPVSMYTAKAGSFLESVVNLYKQQRRWMWGVEHFPYMVWHFFFGSGTAIPLWKKLKYLWNLGEGMFSMATAPMLLFIFSRLPLAILRSGSGASSVLAQTAPHVLEWLLGIAMIGILASAGFALTLIPQRPRGMHPASFAIHIFQWLLLPITLVLFGALPAIEAQTRLMIGKYLGFYVAKKTQ; encoded by the coding sequence ATGATTCCAGGCATCGTGCTCTGGGTTGCGCTCCTCTCGAGCGTCATCTTGTCGTTCGTGCGGCCGATGTGGGTCATCGTGTTCATGATCTGCTTCAGCTTCTACTGGCTCCTGCGGGTCCTCTACTTCATCGTCTACCTCGTTGCTTCCTGGGGACGGTTTCGGCGTGACGTCCTGCGCGATTGGACGGCCATGCTCGAGTGTGATTTTCCGGAGCGGTGGCGAACCATCCATCACCTCGTCTTCCTCCCCACGTCCACCGAATCGGTCGAGGTCATGCGGCAGACCTTCCTTGGTTTCGCTCGCGCGTACCTGCCGCCCGGTCGCATGACCATTGTGCTCACGGGGGAAGCGCGCGCAGGTGCGGCGGCGTTCCTCGAGCGGGCACGTTTCATTACACAGGAGTTTAGCGAGACCTTTGACATCCTCGTCATCGTTCACCCGGAAGGGTTGCCGGACGAGATCGCGGGGAAGGGTTCAAACTTGCACTACGCAGGCGGGGAGGCCGTTCGCCATCTCGCAGCGCGCGGCATTTCCGTGGACGATGTCGTCGTATCCGCGTTTGATGTGGACACGGTTGTGCACCCGCAGTACTTCTCCTGCCTCACGTGGACGTTCCTTCACCACCCGAACCGCTACCGGACGAGCTACCAGCCCGTGGCACTCTACAACAACAACATGTGGGAGTCGCCATCCTTCATGCGCGTCGCGGCATTCGGCACGACGTTCTGGCTCCTCACCGAGCTCATGCGACCGGATCGGCTCTTCACGTTCTCGTCCCACTCGATGTCGCTCCGCGCGCTCATCGAAGTAGGGTTCTGGGAGAAGGATATCGTCACAGAGGACTCGCGCATCTTTCTCCAGGGGTTCATTGCCTACGATGGTGACTATACCGTCACACCGCTTTTTGTGCCGGTGTCCATGTATACCGCGAAGGCCGGTTCGTTCCTCGAGAGCGTCGTTAACCTCTACAAGCAGCAGCGTCGTTGGATGTGGGGGGTCGAACATTTTCCGTACATGGTCTGGCACTTCTTTTTCGGCTCCGGTACCGCCATTCCGTTGTGGAAGAAGCTCAAATACCTCTGGAATCTCGGTGAGGGTATGTTCTCGATGGCGACGGCACCGATGCTCCTCTTCATTTTCAGTCGTTTGCCGCTCGCGATTCTTCGGAGTGGTTCGGGAGCATCATCCGTCCTTGCCCAGACCGCACCGCATGTGCTCGAGTGGCTCCTGGGCATCGCGATGATCGGCATCCTTGCTTCTGCGGGGTTCGCACTCACGCTCATCCCGCAACGGCCTCGGGGGATGCACCCGGCGTCATTTGCGATCCATATTTTTCAGTGGCTCCTCCTGCCGATTACGCTCGTGCTGTTTGGTGCGCTTCCGGCGATTGAAGCGCAGACGCGCCTCATGATCGGGAAGTATCTCGGGTTCTACGTCGCGAAGAAAACGCAGTAG
- a CDS encoding DUF4012 domain-containing protein, which produces MRASPTILKTVLVLILVVVALGALVVLRSIPALATAAREASIAQDALVRASDLWEVQGIAGAHTAIVELTRARTTLARASERIEAQVFLSYVPIAGSVRVAAMNATRGAEHWVRGGHLLATIAADVDRLGTRFGGRSFRSLSDAEQAQITALVGSAALRLRTANAAFAAGDALLAQARCPRAVRRIVPQCASLDGALGSPTIVAQREQLRGVTQTATALVDSLGGAEPTSILLLFLNNTELRPGGGFLGTYGLAEVAGGSLTRFTTDDVYNLDREVVGEIQIAPPAPFREQGIVQYWYLRDANWSPDFAESSRTVLDFYEREHGPGNPEVVVGFTPTLAAALLMITGPITVEGVRFDAGNIADELEYQVEKAYATRGIPQPRRKDIIAPLSTAVIDRFYDIPLRELTRVLGALRAAVAERQLMAYSTNETFQHAFEQIAVAGRVAPIVHGEDFLMVVDANLGALKTDSVMDRRTTYAITPDAAGGYTGTVTLTYRNTGTFTWKTTRYQTYTRVYFPPGTRLYRVTGAATSADVLEELDRAAFGTFWSIEPGQTASLTFTVGLAPEIVARIRAGEYALHVQKQLGLPSPTTLTVDHEFGIPVETASPAEVPAAWGDGRYTVETDLRVDQRFRVRVAP; this is translated from the coding sequence ATGCGTGCCTCCCCCACCATCCTCAAGACCGTGCTCGTTCTCATACTCGTGGTCGTCGCGCTCGGTGCGCTCGTCGTTCTGCGGAGCATCCCCGCGCTCGCGACTGCGGCGCGTGAAGCGTCCATCGCGCAAGACGCACTCGTGCGTGCATCCGATCTCTGGGAAGTGCAGGGGATTGCTGGTGCCCACACCGCAATTGTGGAGCTCACTCGTGCGCGTACGACGCTCGCTCGCGCGTCGGAGCGTATCGAGGCGCAGGTTTTTTTGAGCTACGTTCCGATTGCGGGCTCCGTGCGAGTTGCAGCGATGAACGCGACGCGTGGCGCAGAGCATTGGGTGCGCGGCGGGCATCTCCTCGCGACGATTGCCGCGGATGTTGACCGTCTCGGGACGCGCTTCGGGGGCCGATCATTCCGTTCGCTCAGCGATGCCGAGCAGGCGCAGATCACGGCGTTGGTTGGTTCTGCAGCCCTCCGACTCCGAACCGCGAACGCGGCGTTTGCGGCCGGTGATGCACTCCTCGCACAGGCGCGTTGCCCGAGAGCGGTACGCCGAATCGTGCCGCAGTGCGCATCGCTCGATGGCGCGCTGGGGTCGCCGACCATTGTCGCGCAGCGCGAGCAGCTCCGCGGGGTGACGCAGACCGCGACGGCACTCGTGGATTCGCTGGGGGGTGCGGAGCCAACGTCCATCCTCCTCCTCTTCTTGAACAACACAGAGCTCCGTCCGGGTGGGGGGTTCCTGGGGACCTACGGCCTCGCGGAGGTCGCAGGCGGATCGCTCACGCGGTTCACGACGGATGATGTCTACAACCTCGATCGGGAGGTTGTCGGCGAGATCCAGATCGCGCCGCCGGCACCGTTCCGCGAGCAAGGTATCGTGCAGTACTGGTACCTTCGTGACGCGAACTGGTCGCCGGATTTCGCGGAGTCATCACGCACCGTGCTCGACTTCTACGAGCGGGAGCACGGTCCGGGCAACCCCGAGGTGGTCGTGGGGTTCACGCCGACGCTCGCGGCAGCACTGCTCATGATCACCGGCCCGATCACCGTGGAGGGTGTTCGCTTTGATGCGGGGAACATCGCCGATGAACTGGAGTACCAGGTCGAGAAGGCCTACGCAACGCGCGGCATCCCGCAGCCCCGCCGCAAGGACATCATCGCGCCGCTCTCCACTGCGGTCATTGACCGTTTCTACGATATTCCCCTGCGCGAGCTTACGCGTGTGCTCGGCGCACTGCGCGCGGCCGTCGCAGAGCGTCAGCTCATGGCGTACAGTACCAACGAGACCTTCCAGCACGCCTTCGAGCAAATCGCCGTCGCCGGTCGCGTTGCGCCGATCGTGCACGGCGAGGACTTCCTCATGGTGGTGGACGCAAACCTCGGCGCGCTGAAGACCGACAGCGTCATGGATCGTCGCACGACGTACGCCATCACGCCGGACGCCGCAGGTGGGTACACGGGCACCGTCACGCTGACGTACCGGAACACCGGTACGTTCACCTGGAAGACGACGCGCTACCAGACGTACACGCGGGTCTACTTCCCGCCAGGAACACGGCTCTACCGCGTGACGGGTGCCGCCACGTCCGCCGACGTGCTCGAGGAGCTCGACCGTGCGGCATTTGGTACCTTTTGGTCCATCGAGCCCGGTCAAACCGCATCGCTCACGTTCACCGTCGGCCTGGCTCCGGAGATCGTCGCGCGCATTCGTGCAGGGGAGTACGCGCTGCACGTCCAGAAGCAACTTGGGCTCCCGTCGCCAACGACCTTGACGGTGGATCATGAATTCGGTATTCCTGTGGAGACGGCCTCCCCCGCAGAGGTGCCGGCTGCCTGGGGGGATGGACGGTATACGGTGGAGACGGACTTGCGAGTGGATCAGCGCTTTAGGGTGCGCGTTGCGCCGTAA